A stretch of DNA from Electrophorus electricus isolate fEleEle1 chromosome 18, fEleEle1.pri, whole genome shotgun sequence:
TCCTCTGTGCATCCCACAAACCCACACTACAGTCAGATGCCACAGAGACAAAGCACGGTGATCGATCGAGACCTTCCACTGTCCCAGTTCATCTCCCTCAGACACAACAGGGGGAATCAATGAGGAGTAAtccaagaaacacacacacgcacgcacacacagatggccaCTGTCCACAGAGAAAAACTCTTTGCTTTAGCACAGCTTCATCAGAGAGGAAACTGCCAGCGCCCACCTTGATTGGTGTTGAAGTTTTCAGAGGGGTCATCTGGGCTGTGTGGCCATGAGGATGGAGGCGTGTCAGGTGCTGAGGGGCCAAGTTCGTGCAAGATCCATGTCTCTGACTGCTCGGCGTGAGCTGAGTTGCAGGTGTCCTCCCCAGGCAGCGTACCGTCTACCTCTGCCAAGTCCATGAGAGGCTCTTCCTCATCCTTCCCCACGTTGTGCTGCTCAAGTGGAGAGTCCAGGGGGGGGATGTCCCAATACAATGCCACAGCATACTGAAGCAACAGCCACATGCCACACATGAAAAGCTGGaccaaacacagcacaacaggACAATGTTAGCGCCAGTTAATATTTTGCTGTCTTAGCAGTATTGTGATGTGGAATTTCTATTCTGTCAAATAAGCATTACTGTCATAGTTTCCCAGCTTTGGGCTTTTGTTTAGGTTCCTGTTTAGGTTTAGTCTCTGTCCAGTCTCATGTTTTGTATATCCCCACCCTTTACTGTTTTCATGTGTCTTATTTCCCTCTAATCTAGTTGTGTATTTAATCTGCTTCCAGTTTTCTATTGCCTGCTATTCATTGTAATTTATCTGCTTATCCTCCTtgcttctctgtgttcctgtgttttttgttttgttttgtttttttgtcccatttttatttcattgggTGTCTCTGGTTATTTGTCCCCAGACTGGCATAACAACAGTGATTTTGGAATTTCCCTTAATAAACTTTGCTGATCACCTCACTTGTATCCTGCCTTACCTCACTCTTATTTTCCTGCCTAAGAAAGTTGCAACAATTGCCATGGTGTTCTAAATTTGAGTGAAATTTTACTTTAGTAACACATTCTATTTTttctgttatatttttattgctgtGTCTCGTAAGTATTCACTAATAATTATCCTGGTTAAACACCTTGAAACTAAGTCTCTTAAAGTCCCTTAGAGTTAAAAATGGGATTTTCCTTTGTGtttcacataaacatttatgtgATTACTTAGAATACTGCAGAATACTGCAGCTCATATTATTACCTGTACTCATTGCCACGCATTACCCCTGTTCTTTGTAATCTTCACTGGATCCCAGAAAACAAagaatagattttaaaatattggtCCTAACATTTAAAACGCTTCATGGTTTAGCTCCTTTGTCAATTACTGGTCTTCTTCAAGAATACTCTCCACAGAGAACTCTACGCTCTTCCTCAGCGACACTCTACACtcctctcatctgtctctgaCAGGCAGAAGCTCAGGCTTTTAGTAATTATGCACCATGACTATGAAACTCTCTTCCAGTAGACCTTTGTCTTAGACTTAAAACATACTTGTTCACCATGAcatatccttttttaaaattttttactTCACTTCATTTAACCCATTCCCCTTTCATTGTACacatattgttatttttgtggactgtgtatatttttgctttatttaattgtttgcaCTCTTTACTGTGTTCTTTGAGGTCTTAAAACGCACATTCAAACAAAgcgaattattattattattattattattattattattataactgcATAGTGTTACTGTACAGGTcataaaaaaatacagatatatCAGGGAAAAAGACCTGGATGACTGGAAAAATGTAAGATAGCTGTGGGTGTGGCTCATACGCACAGACTTACCCCTGGTGAAGTGTACTTGTTAACCATAAACGGTCCTAGCCTAAAATCGCACAAGCGCAGGAATATATTAAAAGCAGGCCCTGTGAACGAAAAAATATAGTATCAGCATGACGTAAGATGATACAATTACGACACAAGCTATGTTACGAGACAACTGAactcaacagtattctagttatGGAGAGGACTGGAAGACACGTCCTTCGTTAACGCGAGCAACAGggactgaccaatcagaagtcCAGCCTGGCGACACGCCATTACAGCGGCGAACACTTTAGCGCGTTCATCCGGGCGTGTGGTCCGCGTGAGGAACCCGAAGATGGAAGAACCGGCGCCGGTTCCGATACCTGAGACGGTGTCAATtagtatataatgtatatactgGGAATTCTTTAAAAAcgctttttttctatttcttgaCAAATCCAAATAATTTGTTCAAACGCACACAACCATATACTACTTTAGCATACTCTGTTTAAGAGGGCTCAtgaataaagttttaaaattaaaacaacaaaaattggCATAACCTACCGGCAACAAGTCGACTGGACAACAGAAGCCATTTTGAATACCCAACGAAATACATTAAGTTACCTATACCAAAACACACTTAGTAAggtatatataaaacaaataacttcATTGTACTGTAATATAGAAACTGATCATGTATATCATATACTGTTTGAGTGTAACATGAGACAGCGTGGTTGTGTGGAAAGCTCTTGTACGCCTGTTAATTTTTAATGTGGTTTGGGACACACCAAGATTACCTGTCTGTATTTCTTAGTACCTACCCACAATCTCGAAGACATTGGAGTAAAGAATGATGGTCTTAATAGTTCGAGTCTTGTCGGACCAGTGTCCAAACAGTGGACCTGACACTAGTCCACTGAAACTGAATGCAGACAGACCCAAGCCTATAAAGTACGCGGGTGCATCCAGTATCTGCAAGTACTTCCATATGGTGGGCAGAATAACGCCTTAAAGAAAGACATAATAATTTCCTTATCGCGATACAATCTTATATAAACATAATGCATTTTGGAcaaatattaaacttttttttttttttactctgcttTAGCAGTTGGGCCTGAGGTAAAGAAGAGACAGTGGCAAACTGCTTTAGCCACAAACGATCCATGTCACGTTATGTTAGAACCTCTAAGGGCCTAATAAAATAAAGGAACGTACCGTACTCTATACCGCTCAAGAAAAATAGCAGTCCAATTATGAAAAACGATCGTTTCTTCTTATGTAGATAATCCATCAGTACAGACTTGAaacgttgttttttttttctctatggcCTCATTTCGCTTCTTCTGTGAGAAATTGGCCAAGTGAGAAAAGCAAAGCTCCCAGTTGCCGGTGTGGAACTCAGGCTTATCGGTACTGTATACACTTCATCATCGATTTCTGGTGTGCTATCAATTTTGTCGAGATCAGATAATCGCAGTGCAAATGCCAGGGGCAACAATGTCTCATAGTCTACACACAGAAGAGCATTTATTGGGCGATATCCAGTACCTCCCAAAGTTTCATTAAGAtacaaaatacatgcaaattatttaatttgggAGACAATATATCCTGCAGGACCGGAACTGTCGACGCATTCTTCGTAGGGTAAAATGTTCTGAAATATTAGACTGACCAGTCGGTCTATGCATTATTAAAtgcgttaaaaaaaaaaagatgagttGTAATTCGATACGCTGAAATGTGGGTTTAATTTAGCCTACattctgaaatacatttaaacattaatctTTTTAAACCCTAGCGATGCTTGGAGACCGACCGTCTTAGCTATTTATAACGTTCTGCGAACAATTTGTGCAGGCGCGTATCATGCCAGTTTGTAATTGCCTTATCGCCGAATAAATTACGTTTCATTTGTCTAACATGATCCTGGCAGAATATGGCAGGTGATGTCTCTGTAAATTGCTTTGACCCGAAGGCCCGTGAGTCTTGAAGGAAATTGCAGGACGCACAAAGGCACCTTCTGTTGCAGTAGTATAAACCTGATGTTTTACCATACAGTAAACCTATAATATGTGTGCAGAAAAAAACACGTTTATGTGAAATGGTATAATCACTTTGCATATTGTCATCTCCcaggaaaactgaaaaatagCTCTGTTTTAAGACCTTGATTTGAACAGTTTGAATAGCAGGCCTGTCAAAAGCTATTTTTCCACGCCCGGCCATTTATCCTTAGGAGACGTCAAAGCTAAACAGGAGGGGAGTGTTATTGTTGAAcacttaaatttgttttaacatcagTATTTCATGAATAATACATGTTATTTTGAATTAAAAGATCATGAATTATTCATGTACCACTGTATCCATAAAGTATGGGAGAGGGAGTTTCTGTCATTCTGTGAAGTCTATCAACTTCTATTTTTATGGTTATAATAAGAAGTCTTGGCACAAGCACACATGGCAAAGAGACACAGGAGGACACATGTTTTAGGGTAAGATATTGTATTATTATCAAGTTATGagattgtacatttattttctttgtgggCTGGTCTAGAAGTCATTTTGCTAAGGGAGTTTACCTTTTGCCTCCTAGAAAGGCAGGACAACATAGCTAGCATTATGGTCTTCTTTATTCTCAGTATGTTTTCTCAAATTTCCTGATGATAATTGCTGTAAATCTGGGAtccacacatttttttttcagcatacCATGCAAAAGATCTAGACTGACTACAATGAAATTGTCCCATATAATGACATTATGCGCATATGTATCACAGAATCAACCTCAGATCTATGTAATTCAAACCCAGCAGGCCATCTCCAAAGTATACAGCCTGCTGAAATAATGGTCCCATTGGACATAATTATTACCTTACCTAGCTGGGGCTGTTCCTATAGAAACCCCTGTCTATGGTATTCCTGCTCACAGGGTTAGACTATGAGCGAAAACAGGCCTGTCCCCAAAGTACCCTCTGTGCTGCCGTACAGGACCGTGTTGATCTGGAGAAAGCCTGGCACAGGAGTGCTGGTTACTGTGATGCTGAATCTCATCCTGGGCTTGGTTGGGTCAGGAAAGCATGCTTTTAAGCCCATCCCCACGAGGCTCCTTCAGTGTGCCCGTACACATCAACCTGCATGGCGTGCACCGCCGGAAGACCCGGTAAGGGCGGAGTCAGACCCTCATGATTCTGTGTGACTTTAGTCATTTGGTTCTGCAATTTGAGGAAATGGATTTATCTTAAGAACCATAGCTGACAGGGATTTATTGAGAACGTTGCTATTGTTTATGTTGCTACATACAAAATGGTTGTAAAATAGCaaagtagcaaaaaaaaaaactttacatgCGAAGAACTTTATTGCACACAGGTTTTTCTTTTGACTTGTTGCTAACTCATACAGAACACCCTGTTGATTTACAATTCTGTGATTAAGagattattttttcaaattatGAAGATATTAATTTGTATTGGTGCATGTACAACTTTTATCTTGAACCAGTTACACAATTTTACTAACAGTCATTGTACgtgcatttaatatttttacaagtatatttatatgtttacatttaattttaaaaatcacaaatcagTTAGAAAGACTAAAGGAATGGTACAAACTCAAGcttactaagaatgtttctaagaaagaaaacaacattacTAAGTTTTTCAAAAATACTTGGCTGGTCACATTTTGAA
This window harbors:
- the mfsd8l2 gene encoding major facilitator superfamily domain-containing protein 8, translating into MDYLHKKKRSFFIIGLLFFLSGIEYGVILPTIWKYLQILDAPAYFIGLGLSAFSFSGLVSGPLFGHWSDKTRTIKTIILYSNVFEIVGNLMYFVGYSKWLLLSSRLVAGIGTGAGSSIFGFLTRTTRPDERAKVFAAVMACRQAGLLIGPAFNIFLRLCDFRLGPFMVNKYTSPGLFMCGMWLLLQYAVALYWDIPPLDSPLEQHNVGKDEEEPLMDLAEVDGTLPGEDTCNSAHAEQSETWILHELGPSAPDTPPSSWPHSPDDPSENFNTNQEFLREEVVVLLTAQFITLFNQTALETMVTPLTQKNFGFDELGNSAMYSLCGLEVIGAFFLVRRLSRALEDRVLLATGLLVCCGACVWCLVFLANPQGGFAIKLTEFIIGVFLQLLGLPFVAVSQVSLFSKVTAEKTQGFSQGVRSSVGGLATILGPLWAGGLTGNLYVMLGLMLFLLILIMIMMALSYEKLVEPPVVQHVGSFENGL